GGTGTTGAGGTAGACCGGCCAGATGCTCGAGACGTTCGTCTACGGAGAACTCCGGCGGCAGGCGAGCGGGTACGAGGACCCCGTCGCCTTCTACCACCTCCGCGACCGCGACGGGGTCGAGGTCGACCTTGTGCTCGAGCGGTCAGGCCGCTACATCGCGGGCGTGGAGGTCAAGGCGTCGGCCACCGTCCGGGCGAGCGATTTCCGCGGGCTCCGCAAGCTCCAGGAGGCCGTCGGCGACCGCTTCGTCGCAGGCGTGATCCTCTACGACGGCGAGACCGCGCTTCCGTTCGGTGAACGCCTCTGGGCTGTTCCCGTCGGCGGCCTCTGGGAAGCGCGGTAGCATCCTGCTCCGAGCCGTGAAACCGTAGACAGGGAATGCCTCTGAATCCGACCGGCGATCCCCGGCTCGCACACCTCCGAGTGGAACGTGCTGCTGAATCCGGAGCATCCGGCGTTCGGCGAGATCGTGTTCGGTGCTCCGACGGGAACTCCGCTCGACCCGCGCCTGCTCCGATGAAGGGGAGTCGTGTCATCGTATGAGTGTGAGGCGGTGGGTCTTGACGTAGTCTGGCATTCGCACGACGTAGACACCGCTGGCAGCCCTGAGCCGTGGGTGGTGGCTGAGCACGAGAACCTTTGGACCAATGACGAAATGTAGCCGTCAGAACTGCACGTCGTAGTCCGTGGCGTTCAGGTTTGTCAGCGCAAGCATGCCGTGACGCTCGGCGACTGTTCCGGCGCTCTGCATGTCTGCCAGGGCACCAGCGACGGCTACGCGCATCTGCTCGCTCGTCTGCCCGAACCCAAACATCCGGCACACTTCGAGCGCGAGATCCTCGGCCGCGATTCCGAATGAGGAAGAGATCACCTCCGCGATTGCCGCTCGCACCTCCTCCGGCGCGATGAAATCAAACTTGCGAGACCCCGCCGACAGATCGCTCCGCTCGCGGACGGGCACATCAGCCCGCTTTTGCGAAGAGAGGTAGAGAAAGTCTCCGCGCCGGACGATGCCGTTCCGCGCCTCGGCGAGAAGAGTAGCACTCTCAATCGCTTTTCGAATACGACTGCCGAGTCGACTCACTCCGCTGGCATCGAGTATGCGCCGCGCAACCTCATCGAAGTGGACGGGGCTCTCCACCCGTACGACATGACCAACATCCCCAGCGAGTATGTGCTTCGGCACTTCGTGAAGAGGCTCCAAGTGTCCGCGAAGTTTTGCCTTCACGTACGGCTCCGTCGGCACGGGCGCGCGCTTCTCAAGCGGCTTGTCGGCTCGTTCGAGCGAGGGCATATCGACCGTGCGGCGAGGTGGTGAGCGGTCCACCGGCTCGGCCTTTGCGCGCTCGATGGCAGCGACCACCCGCTTCACCTCGCTCTGCGGGTACCGGAACCAGTTGGTACTCCAGATTCGGTGGATCCGCCAACCAAGACCTTCGAGCACAGACTGCCGAATGCGGTCGCGGTCCCGAGCGGTGCGGGCGCTGTGGTACGTCGCCCCATCACATTCGATGCCGAGGAGATAGCGTCCCGGTCGCTCCGGGTCCACGACCGCGAGGTCGATCCGGAAGCCGCCGACGCCGATCTGGTACTCGACGCGGTACCCGAGCGTGCGGAGGGCCTTCGCCACCGCCACCTCGAATGGGGAGTCCGGCTCCCGTCCCGTCGGCTTGTCCATCTCGAGCACCCCCGTTTCGGCGTACTGGAGGTACCGTTTGAAGGCGGCGACCCCGCGAGCGTCAGTTCGTCCGAGGTCGATGTCGTCGGCGCGGAGGTTCGTAAATACTTCGCACCGGCGGCGTGCCCTCGAGATCAGCACGTTGAGCCGCCGCTCGCCACCCTCGCGGTTGAGCGGCCCGAAGTTCATCGACACCGCGCCGTGCTGGTCCCGCCCGTAGCCGACACTGATGAAAACGACGTCGCGTTCGTCGCCCTGCACGTTCTCGAGGTTCTTAACATCAAACCGCTCGATTACGTCCCTGCGGTTAGCGAAGTAATTTAGTTCGGGGTCTTGCAGGCATAACAGGTCTACTTGATCTCGCACCTCCTTCTGCTGGGCTTGGCTGAACGTCGCCACCATCAGAGAGAGCTCCGGCGTCGATTTCGCATGCCTCATTACGGCCTTTGCGACAGCCTTTGCCTCCTTCCGGTTCGAGCGGCGTCCCCCCTTGTCGTAGGTGGTCTCGGGAAGGTGATGGTAGACGAGGCCGACCTCTGCCTTCCCGGCGTCGGGGCTGGGGAAGATCACGAGTCGGTTCTCGTAGAACTCCTGGTTTGAGACGGCGATGAGGGATTCGTGGCGGCTACGGTAGTGCCAATTGAGCATACGCTCGGGGGCCCGCTTTGACTTGAACAGTTCGAGGATGCTCTCGATGTCGGCGGTGTCGGAGAAGTCCTCGTCGTCGGCATCGCCGACCACGCTGTCGAAGAAGCTCGTCGGAGGCAGCTGCTTGCTGTCGCCCACGACGACTGCCTGCCGACCGCGAAGGATCGCGCCGAAGGCATCGACCGGTTTCACCTGGCTCGCTTCGTCGAACACGACGAGATCGAAATCGACCGTTCCGGGCGGGAGGTACGTCGCGATTGACATCGGACTCATCATGAACACAGGCTTGATCGCCTGCACGGCCCGGCCAGCGACGGTCATGAGCTTGCGGATAGGCAGGTACCGCCGCTTCTTCCCAAACTCGTGGTAGAGCACGCCTAGTTGTCCGGCAGCAGAGGCTGCCGTCCCATTGCGCGGGAGGTTCTGCCAGTGTTCGAGGGCGAGTCGGACACGGTTATAGGCGAGGGCGATCTCGTCGCGGTCGATGAACCGGCGGAGCGCTTCGCCGTGGAGTGCGCTGTTGAACCGGGCAAGTGCTGGACGCTCGGTGAAGGCGACATCGACGAGCGTCGAGTACCAGACGTAGTCGAAGGCGTCGGAGAGATGCGTCGCTGCGTGCTCCCAGTTCGTGGCTAGACCGGCGAAGAGAATGAGGCTGTCTTCGGCGAACGCATCGACTTGGTGGTTGAAAGTCACGATCTCCTGAAGTCTCGCAGCCTGTTTCGCCCATCCCTTCGCAAGAGCCGCGAGCACATGCAGAGGCTGCATGTCAATAGTCTCGCCCTCGCCGTACCGTCGCTCGGCCACGAACGCCACGATGTCTACCGCCTTCTGCATACGCTCGCCGAACGACTTCAGCCGCCCTTCCACGTTCTCGGCAAGCGGCTCCAGCGCATCGAGGTCGGGGCCACCCGCGAGAAACGCGACAAGGCCGCGGGGCACCTTGCCGGAGGCTACGTCCCCATGCAGCGAGGTCATCCACGACGCGATGCGCTCCAGCACCGCCCAGTCCGACGCCGCGCCTTCCCACTGCAGACCGAACAGCCCCGACCCGAGCGACGCGTAGGCATCGATCTCTTTCCGAAGCCGCTGGGCCTCCCGGATGCCATCGACGATGGCGAGGCGCTCGTCGTGCCCCGTCGGTATCGGCGTTTCGATAAGCCCCGCAAGCCGACTCTTCGCACGTCGCCAGTCCCCAATGAAGATCCGGTACCACTTCTCGCCGTGAGCTTTGAGGTGCTGGCGGGTCTCCAGCACGTCCTCTTTCCATGCCTCGGGAATGAGCACCTCGTTGTACTCTGCCCGGACGGCATCGTAGGCCGTCCCCACGCGCACGAGTTCCGCCACGTCCGAGCGCCGCGCGTGCCACTCACCGGCATCGACCCGAACGCCCCGGAGGTCCGGTGCCGCGAGGGCGCGGCGTGCCGCCCGAGTCAGCACGTCCGCGTCGGCCGGCGTTTCTGCATCGAGGTGGAGGAAGTCGCTGAGGGGCCGAACGGCTTCAGAGAGTGATTCGATAGAGGTCGAGGCTTCACTGGCAGTGCGTTCCACCGACTGTTGCTCTGATGGCAGGAACGCCTTCCGGTTGCTTCCCCAGAAAGGGTGCTCGGTAGGGCGACCTATGTCGGCCACGAGCGTCTGCATTTGGACCACCTTCGCACGCCGCCGAGCACAGTCCGATGCCGTCCACGACTCCATGTCTCGGTCGGACGCTCCGGGTGGCTCGACCCCATTCCACCGCTGCCGCTGAAGGAGCAACTCGCCATAGGCATCGTAGGGCCGGACGCCGGTCTCCCCGATTGACTCATAGACGGCTGCGGCATATGCGTTGAGTTGATCCCTCGCGTCGATGAGCACATCGAGGTCGGTATGCAGTGCCTCCGACATGGGGCGACCGAGATTGATCGTCCGCTCCAACTCTGCGAGCAGTTTTTTCTTGCTCGTCTTGTGGCTATGAAGTTCGAGGCACGCATCGCCGAGATGAACCCCATTGAGTCGCCGCTTGACCACTTCGAGCGCCGCCATCTTCTCGGCCACGAACAATACGCTCTTCCCCTGCCCTATGGCCTCGGCGATGATGTTCGTGATGGTTTGCGACTTTCCTGTCCCCGGCGGCCCCTGGATGACTAGGTTGTTGCCACGCTTGACGTCTAGGAGCGCGAGCGTCTGCGAACCGTCTGCATCGACGACTTGGTGGACTTCGTCGGGGTGTAGGTGCCGGTCGAGATGTTCCTCATCGCTGAGCCGGTCGGTCGCTGGCGGGAAGCCGTCGCCGAGAATGGCCCCGATGATGTCGTGGTCGAGCGGGCTGGTGCCGTCCGGCCACTCGGTCACGTCGAGGTCGTTGTACATCAGCAGCTTCCCAAACAGGAAGAAGCCGAGGTGAACAGCCTCCCGGTCTACTCTCCATCGAGGCGTCTCATCGATGACGTCCCCAATCCGGTCGAAATAAGCCTCGATGTCGAGTTCTGCCTCCGGGTCGGGCAGTGGAAGGGAAAGCCCGAACTCAGCCTTGAGCTTGGCCTGCAATGAGAGGTTGCCACCGACCTCCTCATCAGTGTAAGAGAGCCGGAAGCGAGCACGCACGTCTGTCCGTGTCAGTTCGACCGGAACGAGAAGGAGCGGTGCCCGACGCCGCTTGTCGCTCGACAGATCCTCGTACCATTCCAGCATTCCAAGCGCGAGGTACAACACGTTGACGCCCTGCTCCTCCACGAACGTCCGTGCAGCATAGAACGTCGCGAGCAGCCGACTCTGAAGCTTACTTGGTGTGTAGGGCGTCTGGAGCCGACTGTCCGTGTGCCGCGAGGCAGTTCCCTCCTCGCCCGCCTCTTCGGGCTGAGTGAGCAACGCCGATAGGTCGCCCTGATATTCGTCGTTCTCGAAGAGCGACGGCTCGAACAGTTCTTCTTCCTCGTCGAAGTCTGGGATGGGCAAGAACGACATCAGCCGCCTTTCGCCGACGAGGACCTCGTAGACCTGTGCCGGAAGTTCGTCGGTGATATCGAGCCCCCGCGCCTTGAAGGTTTGATAGTTGAGCAGGGGGTTGCGAAGCCCGAGGTCTAGAAGCTCACGGCGGGCAGATTCGAGTTCGCTCCGGATCGTATTGCGAGTGGCAGACGACAAGGTTGAAACTGAGTCTTGGAGTAGCTTAGGCAAGAACGGAACGCCAGACGCTCGGGGAGCGCAAACATAACCGACAGGCGAATACCGCATGCGCCGATACCTTCTAAAATCTGCTTCGACTTGCGCCTCACCGACGGCTTCTCGGTCGCCCGCTACCGGACCGACCTCCGCGGGTTCGCGCTCGCGTGGGGGATCGTCGGCGTCCTGATCGCCCTCGCCTACGGCGTCGTTGCGTGGGCCGGAGGGTAGAAAGGCCGAGGCCCGGAGCCGTCGCGGGACCCGGGCCTCACAGGAGCCAATGACCGGACTCGAACCGGTGACCTGCTCATTACGAATGAGCTGCTCTACCAACTGAGCTACATTGGCGGTCAGAGGAGAAAACTACGGCCCGACGCCCACCGCCGTCAAGCAGCGGAACCGCGCCGGGCCGGGGATAATCTATGAACGGCCCTACCGCCTACGCCGTGCTCACCCTCCGCCACGTATCCAAAGCCTTCGGCTCGACGCACGCACTCCGCGACGTGAGCCTCACGGCAGCGTCGGGACAGACGACGGCCCTCCTCGGGCCGAGCGGATGCGGGAAGTCGACCCTGCTGCGGCTGATGATCGGGTTGCTGCGGCCGGACAGCGGGACGGTGCAGTTCGAGGGCGAGGCCGTGACGCCGCAGAGCGCGGAGCGGCTGCGCCGCCGGATGGGCTACGTGATCCAGGACGGCGGCCTCTTCCCCCACCTCACGGCCCGCGAGAACGTGACGCTGATGGCCCGCCACCTCGGCCAGCCGAGCGAGCAGATCGAGCGCCGCCTGCGCGACCTCGCCAGCCTCGTCAAGCTGCCTCTGGGCGCGCTCGACCGCTACCCGGTGCAGCTCTCCGGCGGGCAGCGGCAGCGCGTCGGCCTCGTGCGGGCGCTCTTTCTCGACCCCGACGTGCTCCTCCTCGACGAGCCGCTCGGCGCGCTCGACCCGCTCATCCGCGCCGACCTCCAGGACGACCTCCGCGCCATCTTCCGCGACCTCGGCAAGACGGTCGTCCTCGTCACGCACGACGTGGGTGAGGCCGCCTACCTCGGCGACACGCTCGTCCTCCTCCGGGACGGCGAGGTCGTGCAGACCGGCTCGCTGAAGGACCTGGCGGAGCGTCCTGCCCGTCCGTTCGTCGAGCGTTTCCTCCGCGCCCAGCGCAACCCGGCCTTCGACCGCGCATGACGCTCGTCCTCATCCTCGCGCTCCTCCTCCTCCCTGCCGACACGACGGTCGTCGTCGGCTCGAAGAAGTTCACCGAGTCGGTGATCCTCGGTGAGGTCGCGGCGCAGAAGCTGCGGGCCGAGGGCATCGACGCCCAGCACCGGGCCGAGGTCGGCGGGACGCGCGTGCTGTGGGAGGCGCTCCGGCGCGGCGACCTCGACGCGTACCCCGAGTACACGGGGACGATTGCCCAGGAGATTCTAGGCGGTGCGGCGCTTCCCGATGCCTCTGCGATGCGCGACAGCCTCGCCCGCTACGGGGTTCGGATGAGCGAGCCACTGGGGTTCAACAACACCTACGCTATTGGGATGCGCGAGGCGGAGGCCGAGCGGCTCGGCATCGAGGCGATCTCCGACCTGCGTGACCACCCCGACCTGCGGATCGGGTTTACGAACGAGTTCATGGACCGGCCCGACGGCTGGCCCGGCCTCCGCCGCGCCTACGCACTCCCCCACCGCGACGTGCGCGGGCTCGACCACGACCTCGCCTACCAGGGCCTCGAAGCCGGGACGATTGCGGCGATGGACCTCTACTCGACCGACGCCGAGATCGCCTACTACGACCTCCGCGTGCTCCGCGACGACCGGGGCTTCTTTCCCGACTACCAGGCCGTGCTCCTCTACCGCGCCGACCTGCCCGCCCGGGCCGCCGCTGCGCTCAGCCGGCTCGAAGGCACGCTGTCCGAGGAGCGCATGACCGCGCTCAACGCCCGGGCGAAGCTCGACCGCGTGCCCGAGGCGCTCATCGCGGCGGGGTTCCTCGAAGAGCGGCTCGGCATCGCCGACGAGATCGTGGTCGATGGGTTCTGGGCGCGGCTGTGGGCGCGGACGAAGGAGCACCTCGGCCTCGTCGGGCTGTCGCTTCTGGCGGCGATCCTCGTGGCGGTTCCGCTCGGCGTGGCGGCGGCGAAGGTGGGGTGGCTGGAGCAGCCCCTCCTCGGGATCGTCGGGGTGATCTACACGGTCCCGTCGCTGGCCCTGCTCGTGTTCATGATTCCGCTCCTCGGCATCGGCGCGGTGCCGGCAATGGTGGCGCTGTTTCTCTACAGCCTCCTCCCGATCGTCCGCAACACCCACGCCGGGCTCAAAGGCATCCCCGGTCCGCTCCTCGAATCGGCCGAGGCGCTCGGCCTGCCCGCCCGCGCCCGGCTCCGGCTCGTCGAACTCCCCCTCGCCGCACCGACGATCCTCGCCGGGATCAAGACGAGCGCCGTGCTCAACATCGGTACCGCGACGCTCGGCGCGCTCATCGGCGCGGGCGGCTACGGGCAGCCGATCCTGACCGGCATCCGGCTTGACGACACCGCGCTGATCCTCGAAGGGGCCGTGCCGGCGGCCCTCCTCGCCCTCGCCGCGCAGGGCCTATTCGAGATCGTGGAGCGCGTCGTCGTCCCGAAGGGGCTGCGGCTCGACTCGGCAGTGTAGTGGGGGCAAAGAAAAAGCCGGCCCCCGCTGCAAAGCGAGAGCCGGCCTCTGTCGGGGTGGCCCCGCAGGGCGGGGTAAACTCCGATTTGAACCCACGACCTTCCCGCTCCGGCGGGACGCGCTACCTACCGTTCGGACAGGAGCAGGAGTACACGCTCTGGACTCTTCAGACGCTTGAGCGTACGTTCGAAGCGCATTGCCTCGCTGCGCGTCTCGAAAGGCTCTGTGTGGAGCAGCGTCCACGGTCCGCGCCCACGCGTGGACCGAGTCTGCCCAGCATTGTGTTCGCGGAGGCGGCGTTCTAGATTCTGCGTGTGGCCGATGTACAGGCGGCCCGAGGATTCGGACCTCAGCACGTATACGAAGAAAGGCACGGGCCAAAGAAAAGGCCGGCCCTCGCTGTAAAGCAAGAGCCGGCCGCTGTCGGGGTGGCGGGATTTGAACCCACGACCTCTTCGTCCCGAACGAAGCGCGCTACCGGGCTGCGCCACACCCCGATGGTGTGTCCTTCCAACGTGTCAAACGGCGCGTGGTGCCGCCCCGACCTTCCCGCCTGAGCGGGACGCGCTACCGGGCTGCGCCACACCCCGATGGTGTGTCCTTCCAACGTGTCAAACGGCGCGTGGTGCCGCCCCGACCTTCCCGCCTGAGCGGGACGCGCACCGGGCGGAGTTTACCCCGGCACCGGGGCCACACCCCGAGGTTGGACAGGGCGGCAATATAAATCGGCGGCGCGGCGACGGGCAAAAGGAGTTTCAGGGAAAGACCACGGTCTGGACGAGGCTGGGGCTTTCACGGCGTCTGCACCGGGCGCGCCGTAGTTTCTTCGCTTCGCTTTCTTTGCCGCCCGCCATGCCCGAGACCGCCCCCGCCCCGCCCGTCACCCCGGACGCCGACGCCACCGCCTACGACCCGACGACGGTCGAGGCCGGGTGGTACGCCTACTGGGAAGGCCACGGCTTCTTCCGCGCCGACGCCGGGCGCGCCCAGCAGCAGCGCGACGCCGGCACGCCGCCGTTCGTCGTCCCGATGCCGCCGCCGAACGTGACCGGCAGGCTCCACATGGGGCACGCGCTCCAGGACGCGGTCCAGGACGCGCTCACCCGAGTGCACCGCATGCAAGGCCGCGAAGCGCTCTGGATTCCTGGGATGGACCACGCCGGCATCGCCACGCAGAATGTGGTCGAGCGCACGCTCCGCGAGGACGGCATCGAGCGGAAGGCCATCGGGCGCGAGGCATTTCTGGAGCACGTCTGGGCCTACGTCGAGGAGTTTGGGGGGATCATCCTCGACCAGAAGCGCCGCCTCGGGACCTCGCCCGACTGGAGCCGCGAGCGCTTCACGCTCGACGACGGCTACGCCCGCGTCGTGCAGGATGTCTTCGTGAAGCTCTACGAGGACGGGCTGATCTACCGGGGCAACTACCTCGTCAACTGGGACCCGGAGAACATGACGGCCATCTCCGACGAAGAGGTGGACAACGTCGAGCGCGACGGGCAGATGTGGTGGATCCGCTACCCCTACGCCGAGCGCGACGGCCACGTCACGATTGCCACGACGCGCCCCGAGACGATGCTCGGCGACACCGCCGTCGCCGTCCACCCCGAGGACGAGCGCTACACCGACCTCGTCGGGGAGCGCCTGCGCCTCCCGCTCACCGACCGCACGATCCCGATTGTCGCCGACGCGCACGCCAACCCGGAGTTCGGCGCGGGCGCGCTCAAGGTCACCCCGGCCCACGACAAGAACGACTTCGAGATCGGCCACCGCCACGACCTGGAGGTACTAACGATCCTGAACCCCGACGCGACGGTCAACGAGCACGGCGGGCCGTACGAAGGGCTCGACCGCTTCGAGGCGCGCAAGCAGATCGTTGCCGACCTCGACGCCGCCGGACTGCTCGAAAAGGTGGAGCCGTACAAAAACACGGTCCCGGTCTCGTCGCGCTCGAAGGCGGTCATCGAGCCGCTCATCTCGCGGCAGTGGTTCGTCAAGATGCAGCCCCTGGCCGACCTCGGGCTGCAGGCGCTCCGCGACGGTGCCATCCGGTTCTACCCCGAGCGCTGGCAGAACGAGTACGTCCGCTGGCTCGACGGCATCCGCGACTGGACCATCAGCCGCCAGCTCTGGTGGGGCCACCGCATTCCGGTCTGGTACTACCTCGACGCCGACGGCGAGATCGACGAGAGCCGTGGTTTCGTGGTCTCGGTCGGGCAGCCCGAACTCGGCATGGTGCAGGACGAGGACGTGCTCGACACCTGGTTCTCGTCGTGGCTCTGGCCCTTCGCCACGCTGGGCTGGCCCGAGGAGACCGACGACCTCCGGGCGTTCTACCCGGCGACGACGCTCGTCTCGGGCTACGACATCCTCTTCTTCTGGATCGCCCGGATGGTGATGGCGGGGCTCCACTTCACCGGGCAGGTCCCGTTCCGCGACATCTACATCACCGGGATGATCAAGGACGCCCAGGGGCGCTGGATGTCGAAGACGCTCGGCAACGGGATCGACCCGCTCGACATGATCGAGCAGTACGGGGCCGACGCGGTCCGCTTCAGCCTGAACGTCCTCTGCACGCCCGGCCAGGACATCAAGCTCGACCCGTCGAAGTTCGAGATGGGGCGCAACTTCGCCAACAAGATCTGGAACGCGTTCAACGTCTTCGGCCGGTTCATGGAGCCGGGGAAGGACTATCGCCGGACGCGCGCGTTCGAGGACCTCGACCTCGCCGAGCGCTGGATGCTGACCCGGCTCAGCCAGACGATTGAAACGGTCAACGAGGCCGTCGGGCGCTACCGGCTGAGCGAGGCCGCGCTCGCCGTCTACGACCTCTTCTGGCGCGACTACTGCGACTGGTACCTCGAACTCATCAAGCCCGCCCCCGGCGAGGCTATGAGCGACGAGACGATCGCGCTCGCGGCCGAGGTCTACGAGCAGATGGTGAAGCTCCTCCACCCGTTCATGCCGTTCATCACCGAGGAGCTGTGGCACCGCCTGCGCCCGCGCGCCGCCGGCGACGCCTGCATCGTCGCCCCCTGGCCCGAGCCAAACGCGGCCGAGACCGACGCCGAGGCCGCCGAGACGTTCGCGCTCATGCAGGAGCTGATCTCCGGCATCCGCGGCGTCAAGAGCCAGTACGGCGTCGCGCCCTCGAAGCCAGTCGAAGCCCACGTCAGTGTGAGCGATGCGAACGGGCTGGCCGACGCCCTCGGCGCGCACGGGCGCTACTTCGAGCGGCTGGCGAACGTGGACCGGCTGACCGTCGGAAGCGGCCTCGCCAAGCCGAAGGCGAGCGCGGCGGTCGTGATCGGCTCGCACGAGGTGTTCGTCCCGCTCGCCGGGATGATCGACCTGGGTGCCGAGCGCGCCCGGCTCCGCAAAGCCATCGAGGAGAAAGAGGCCTTTCGCGCGAGCGTCCAGAAGAAGCTCTCCAACGAGCAGTTCACCAGCCGCGCCCCGGCCGAGGTCGTCCAGCGCGAGCGCGACAAGGCCACCGACGCCTCGGCCGAGATCGCCGCCCTCCGCGCCAACCTCGAGGACCTGGGGTGAGGACGGAGGACGGTGAGACGGAGGACGGAAGACAGTGGACGGAAGACAGTGGACGGAAGACAGTGGACGGTTGGCGCAGAGCACAACGGTCTCGCTAACTTGTCTGGCTTTTCTTGACTCGCCCACTCGCCCACTCGCCCACTCGCCCACTCGCCCACTCGCCCACTCGCCCACTCGCCCACTCGCCCATGCGACGCCGCGCCCTCGCCGCCATGCTGCTCCTCATCCTCCTCGCCGGCTGCGGCGGGGAGCAGGTGGCGCTCGACGCCCAGGTCGAGGACTTTCGGCTCGTCCGAGAGGAGGACGGGAAGCAGGTCGTCACCGGCGTCCTCGTCAATCCGACGGAGCGGACGCTGGCGAGTGCGACGGTCTACGTGGACCTCTACGACCAGCCGGTCGAGCCGGGCGTGGAGCCGGTCGAGGCGATGCAGGTCGAGGTGCGCGGCGTCGCGCCGGGCGACAGCTTGCGGTTCCGTCAGACCGTCGACACGCGCCTCACGCTCAGCGGGGCCCGCGCCGCCCGCATCGTCGTGCGGTAGGTAGCGCCAAGAGCACACTCTGGGCCTCGCTGCGCCGGCACGGACGTGAGGCACGGCAGCAGATGCCGAGAGCGCAGGCGACGGACCGCAGACAGCAGGCAACGACCCGGCCCGGCGGTCAGCGGTCAGCCGTCCGGGGTCCCTGGGATGGCGACGGGGTTCATGACAGCAGTAGATCCGTAGCCCCCAGACGTAGCGAGGGCGACGGACACCCACGGCCCGTCGCCCTCAACTACCGCTGCACCCCGGGATTACTCTCCCGGTAGCAGCACGGCGTCGATCGCATGCACCACGCCGTTGCTCGCGTCGAGGTCGGCAGGGCCTACCACCACGGTGTTCGTCTCGCCGATGAGCGAGATGACGCCACCGGTGATGTCTACCTCAAGGGTACTTCCCTCGATGGTCGTCAGCACCTGCCCGTCGATGAGGTCACCGGAGAACGCCTCGACTTCCACGACATGGTAGGTCAGGATGTCGCCGAGGTCGTCGCGGGCCAGAAGTTCCTCCACGGTGATCTCGAGGTCACCGAGGAGTGCGTCGAAGGCGTCGTTCGTTGGGGCGAAGACGGTGAACGGGCCGTCGCCTCGGAGCGTGGTGATGAGCTCGGCCTCCGTGAGTGCCGTGGCGAGCGTGCTGAAGCCCTGCACGACGGCTACGTCCACGACATCGAGGTTCTGGAGCAGCACCTCGTCGATCAGGTGCACCACGCCGTTCGTGGCGAGGATGTCCGTCGCGATGATGTCGACGCCGTTGACGGTCGGGCCGCCGTCGAGGTCGATCTCCAGCGTCGAGCCTTCGACGGTCGTGGGCATCTGCCCGTCCATGAGATCAGCCGCGAGAATCCGACCCGGCACGACGTGGTAGGTCAGCACCTTCTGGAGGAGCGCCTGGTTGTCGTCCTCCAGGAGCCGGCCGACGATCTCAGCGCCAAGCGCGTCGAACGCGGAGTTGACCGGAGCGAAGACCGTAAACGGACCCGGGCCCTGGAGCGTGGCGACGAGTTCGGCCTCGATGAGCGCCGTGACGAGCGTGCTGAGGTCCGGCGTCGCCTGCGCGAGCTCGACGATGTTCTGCGTCGGGCCGGACTCAGGAAGCAGCACCGCATCGATGAGGTGCACGACCCCGTTCGAGGCGTCGATGTTCGGCGTAGTCACGGTCACCGTGTTGGTCTCGCCAATCAGCGAGATCGTCGGGCCGTTGATGTCGACCTCGAGCATGCTGCCCTCGACGGTCATCAGCATCTGGCCGTCGGAGAGGTCGCCGGAGAAGGCTTCGCCCGGCACGACGTGGTACGTCAGGATGTCGCCGAGGTCGTCGCGGGCGAGGAGTTCGTCGGCCGTGATCTGGAGATCCGCCAGGAGGGCCTCGAAGGCGGCGTTCGTCGGGGCGAAGACGGTGAAGGGGCCGTCGCCCTGGAGCGTGGTGACGAGGTCAGCCTCGATGAGGGCGGCGACGAGCGTGCTGAGGTCGTCGGTGCCCTGGGCGAGCTCGACGATGTTCTGGAGCGGGGGCGGGTCGTCGTCGTCGTCGTCGCTGTCGCAGCCGGAGAGGACCGGGACGAAGAGCGCGAGGAGGACGGCGAAGGAGAGCAGCTTGAAAGGCATGGTCTTGATAGGCAAGTGAGTGGGATTTGCGACTTCAGTACCCCCCACTCGGGCCCGGTGACTATGCCTTTTTCTGGCGTGCTACCCCGCTTTTTGCGCCAAAACACGCGCTGACGAGCCGAAAACCAAAACCTAATTCACTGATACGAAATACCTTGAC
Above is a window of Bacteroidota bacterium DNA encoding:
- a CDS encoding DUF4143 domain-containing protein, whose translation is MLETFVYGELRRQASGYEDPVAFYHLRDRDGVEVDLVLERSGRYIAGVEVKASATVRASDFRGLRKLQEAVGDRFVAGVILYDGETALPFGERLWAVPVGGLWEAR
- a CDS encoding DUF3320 domain-containing protein produces the protein MSSATRNTIRSELESARRELLDLGLRNPLLNYQTFKARGLDITDELPAQVYEVLVGERRLMSFLPIPDFDEEEELFEPSLFENDEYQGDLSALLTQPEEAGEEGTASRHTDSRLQTPYTPSKLQSRLLATFYAARTFVEEQGVNVLYLALGMLEWYEDLSSDKRRRAPLLLVPVELTRTDVRARFRLSYTDEEVGGNLSLQAKLKAEFGLSLPLPDPEAELDIEAYFDRIGDVIDETPRWRVDREAVHLGFFLFGKLLMYNDLDVTEWPDGTSPLDHDIIGAILGDGFPPATDRLSDEEHLDRHLHPDEVHQVVDADGSQTLALLDVKRGNNLVIQGPPGTGKSQTITNIIAEAIGQGKSVLFVAEKMAALEVVKRRLNGVHLGDACLELHSHKTSKKKLLAELERTINLGRPMSEALHTDLDVLIDARDQLNAYAAAVYESIGETGVRPYDAYGELLLQRQRWNGVEPPGASDRDMESWTASDCARRRAKVVQMQTLVADIGRPTEHPFWGSNRKAFLPSEQQSVERTASEASTSIESLSEAVRPLSDFLHLDAETPADADVLTRAARRALAAPDLRGVRVDAGEWHARRSDVAELVRVGTAYDAVRAEYNEVLIPEAWKEDVLETRQHLKAHGEKWYRIFIGDWRRAKSRLAGLIETPIPTGHDERLAIVDGIREAQRLRKEIDAYASLGSGLFGLQWEGAASDWAVLERIASWMTSLHGDVASGKVPRGLVAFLAGGPDLDALEPLAENVEGRLKSFGERMQKAVDIVAFVAERRYGEGETIDMQPLHVLAALAKGWAKQAARLQEIVTFNHQVDAFAEDSLILFAGLATNWEHAATHLSDAFDYVWYSTLVDVAFTERPALARFNSALHGEALRRFIDRDEIALAYNRVRLALEHWQNLPRNGTAASAAGQLGVLYHEFGKKRRYLPIRKLMTVAGRAVQAIKPVFMMSPMSIATYLPPGTVDFDLVVFDEASQVKPVDAFGAILRGRQAVVVGDSKQLPPTSFFDSVVGDADDEDFSDTADIESILELFKSKRAPERMLNWHYRSRHESLIAVSNQEFYENRLVIFPSPDAGKAEVGLVYHHLPETTYDKGGRRSNRKEAKAVAKAVMRHAKSTPELSLMVATFSQAQQKEVRDQVDLLCLQDPELNYFANRRDVIERFDVKNLENVQGDERDVVFISVGYGRDQHGAVSMNFGPLNREGGERRLNVLISRARRRCEVFTNLRADDIDLGRTDARGVAAFKRYLQYAETGVLEMDKPTGREPDSPFEVAVAKALRTLGYRVEYQIGVGGFRIDLAVVDPERPGRYLLGIECDGATYHSARTARDRDRIRQSVLEGLGWRIHRIWSTNWFRYPQSEVKRVVAAIERAKAEPVDRSPPRRTVDMPSLERADKPLEKRAPVPTEPYVKAKLRGHLEPLHEVPKHILAGDVGHVVRVESPVHFDEVARRILDASGVSRLGSRIRKAIESATLLAEARNGIVRRGDFLYLSSQKRADVPVRERSDLSAGSRKFDFIAPEEVRAAIAEVISSSFGIAAEDLALEVCRMFGFGQTSEQMRVAVAGALADMQSAGTVAERHGMLALTNLNATDYDVQF
- a CDS encoding ATP-binding cassette domain-containing protein, translating into MLTLRHVSKAFGSTHALRDVSLTAASGQTTALLGPSGCGKSTLLRLMIGLLRPDSGTVQFEGEAVTPQSAERLRRRMGYVIQDGGLFPHLTARENVTLMARHLGQPSEQIERRLRDLASLVKLPLGALDRYPVQLSGGQRQRVGLVRALFLDPDVLLLDEPLGALDPLIRADLQDDLRAIFRDLGKTVVLVTHDVGEAAYLGDTLVLLRDGEVVQTGSLKDLAERPARPFVERFLRAQRNPAFDRA